In a single window of the Streptomyces sp. HUAS ZL42 genome:
- a CDS encoding RICIN domain-containing protein: MKPVTSTIRKLSAVLATALPAVLLTSLTTPTPASAATQATYYVAPNGSDTNAGTITAPFKTLQHARDVVRTVNNNMTGDINVLLRGGTYPVSSTINFTSADSGTNGHQIVYAAYPGEKPVLDGGVQLSGWTQHSGNIWKATLNRDNKLRALYVNGKRAQMASKTINTAGCYGTYTVTAGQAPWAWESGSQCDGAKYSLSDLPAIASNQDDVEIVSATTWTTAIVGVRQITTSSDGANRVALFQQPGAAIAQAAPYGPFKVGGSHTFMNAYEFLDKPGEFYFNKTTHTLYYYKSSSEDMTTAKVFAPNSVSTLLKIAGTSRTDHARNITFSGLTVEHSDWNLVNVAGSVFRQSQQGNTVSTVYARKNFHAYTYRNVDLPPGIIQIENADGITLRRNTVQHTGADGITLANDVTDSQLTGNVTNDIAGSAITVGHPQHVYIGDYTSTNNEKYPVNVEGVCKNISITNNYLYESGALFEASSPVSAYFVDSLSVEHNRIEKSPWAGITLGWGWWNFDGSTNSINPGNPTTTAKNNTIRYNQLLDTMQVLGDSAPIYTLGSQPGTEISGNYIKGVPAGHKYGLHPDEGSAFINYHDNVFDVDPGLAYTVNSGTWGRQHDLSITNNYGTVNKIAGRNVPNSTIQDVRGYGDNVWPSQAYSIALNAGLEDAYKNLVPQSRVALQDYTLPASTFAGTGVMTIPVRSPADATKTLWLAPSGTTTFAAGPTMTSASGTSTSIRVPQAVGDYRLYVVDAQGNASAASNALVRQRWNHVDDKAAGVTYSGTWSNWNDTRDMNGSEKVTSTAGNYAEFSFTGSGVRYLSMTQPNMGKVDVYIDGTLTQAGIDAYAPTVTKQVPLFEKTNLAAGPHTIRVVCTGTKNTASSSTVCAVDAFASIQFPATNANYKMVNKSSNKAVDVSGGSLTAGANIIQWTDTGAGNQNWRFVPVGDGSYKVVSRNSALLMDVSGASTADGASIIQSSDTNAANQHWTLVATGTGYYKIKNVNSDKVLDVSSGGTQLVQTTDTNADSQLWKVVNVD, from the coding sequence ATGAAGCCCGTCACCTCCACCATCCGCAAGCTGTCAGCAGTGCTTGCGACGGCTCTCCCCGCGGTGCTGCTGACCTCCCTCACGACGCCGACCCCGGCCTCGGCCGCCACCCAGGCGACGTACTACGTCGCCCCCAACGGCAGCGACACCAACGCCGGGACGATTACGGCACCGTTCAAGACCCTGCAGCACGCCCGGGACGTCGTGCGCACGGTGAACAACAACATGACCGGGGACATCAACGTCCTTCTCCGCGGCGGCACCTACCCGGTGAGCAGCACGATCAACTTCACCTCGGCCGACTCCGGCACCAACGGGCACCAGATCGTGTACGCCGCCTACCCGGGCGAGAAGCCGGTCCTGGACGGGGGCGTTCAGCTGTCCGGCTGGACCCAGCACAGCGGGAACATCTGGAAGGCCACCCTCAACCGCGACAACAAGCTCCGCGCCCTCTACGTCAACGGCAAGCGCGCCCAGATGGCCTCGAAGACGATCAACACGGCCGGATGCTACGGGACCTACACCGTCACGGCCGGCCAGGCTCCCTGGGCCTGGGAGTCGGGTTCGCAGTGCGACGGGGCCAAGTACAGCCTCTCCGACCTGCCGGCCATCGCGTCCAACCAGGACGACGTCGAGATCGTGTCGGCCACGACCTGGACCACGGCCATCGTGGGCGTCCGTCAGATCACCACGAGCTCGGACGGCGCCAACCGCGTGGCCCTGTTCCAGCAGCCGGGTGCGGCCATCGCCCAGGCAGCGCCGTACGGCCCGTTCAAAGTCGGTGGCAGTCATACGTTCATGAACGCGTACGAGTTCTTGGACAAGCCGGGCGAGTTCTACTTCAACAAGACCACCCACACGCTGTACTACTACAAGTCCAGCTCCGAGGACATGACCACGGCGAAGGTCTTCGCGCCGAACAGCGTGTCCACTCTCCTCAAGATCGCCGGCACGTCGAGGACCGACCACGCGCGGAACATCACGTTCTCCGGGCTCACGGTCGAGCACTCCGACTGGAACCTGGTCAATGTCGCTGGCTCCGTCTTCCGGCAGAGTCAGCAGGGCAACACCGTCTCGACCGTGTACGCGAGGAAGAACTTCCACGCCTACACCTACCGCAACGTCGACCTGCCGCCGGGCATCATCCAGATCGAGAACGCCGACGGCATCACCCTGCGGCGCAACACGGTGCAGCACACGGGCGCCGACGGAATCACCCTGGCCAACGACGTGACCGACTCGCAGCTGACCGGCAACGTCACGAATGACATAGCCGGCTCCGCGATCACCGTGGGGCACCCCCAGCACGTGTACATCGGGGACTACACCTCGACCAACAACGAGAAGTACCCGGTGAACGTCGAGGGAGTCTGCAAGAACATCTCGATCACGAACAACTACCTCTACGAAAGCGGGGCGTTGTTCGAGGCCTCCAGCCCCGTGTCGGCGTACTTCGTGGACTCCCTGTCCGTGGAGCACAACCGGATCGAGAAGTCCCCGTGGGCGGGCATCACGCTCGGCTGGGGATGGTGGAACTTCGACGGTTCGACGAACTCCATCAATCCCGGGAACCCGACCACCACGGCGAAGAACAACACCATCAGGTACAACCAGCTCCTCGACACGATGCAGGTGCTCGGCGACTCCGCTCCCATCTACACGCTGGGCAGCCAGCCGGGAACGGAGATCAGCGGCAACTACATCAAGGGCGTCCCTGCCGGCCACAAGTACGGCCTGCACCCCGATGAAGGCTCCGCCTTCATCAACTACCACGACAACGTGTTCGACGTCGACCCGGGCCTGGCGTACACCGTCAACTCCGGCACCTGGGGCCGGCAGCACGACCTGAGCATCACCAACAACTACGGCACCGTCAACAAGATCGCCGGCAGGAACGTCCCGAACAGCACGATCCAGGACGTGCGGGGGTACGGGGACAACGTGTGGCCGTCGCAGGCGTACAGCATCGCCCTGAACGCGGGTCTGGAGGACGCCTACAAGAACCTCGTCCCCCAGAGCAGAGTGGCTCTCCAGGACTACACCCTGCCCGCGAGCACGTTCGCCGGCACGGGCGTGATGACCATTCCGGTGCGCAGCCCCGCAGACGCGACCAAGACGCTCTGGCTGGCTCCCTCCGGTACGACGACGTTCGCCGCCGGTCCCACCATGACCAGCGCGAGCGGCACCTCGACGAGCATCAGAGTCCCGCAGGCGGTGGGTGACTACCGGCTCTACGTCGTGGACGCCCAGGGGAACGCGTCCGCCGCGTCGAACGCCCTCGTGCGGCAGCGCTGGAACCACGTCGACGACAAGGCCGCGGGCGTGACCTACTCCGGGACCTGGTCGAACTGGAACGACACGAGGGACATGAACGGGTCCGAGAAGGTCACGAGCACCGCGGGCAACTACGCCGAGTTCTCGTTCACCGGCTCGGGCGTGCGGTACCTCAGCATGACGCAGCCGAACATGGGCAAGGTGGACGTCTACATCGACGGCACCCTGACCCAGGCGGGCATCGACGCCTACGCCCCGACGGTGACGAAGCAGGTGCCGCTGTTCGAGAAGACAAACCTGGCCGCGGGCCCGCACACGATCAGGGTGGTGTGCACCGGGACGAAGAACACCGCCTCCTCCAGCACCGTCTGCGCGGTGGACGCGTTCGCCTCCATCCAGTTCCCCGCGACGAACGCCAACTACAAGATGGTCAACAAGAGCAGCAACAAGGCGGTCGATGTGTCAGGCGGATCGCTGACCGCCGGAGCCAACATCATCCAGTGGACCGACACCGGAGCCGGGAACCAGAACTGGCGCTTCGTCCCTGTGGGTGACGGCAGTTACAAGGTCGTCAGCCGGAACAGTGCCCTGCTCATGGACGTCAGCGGTGCTTCCACCGCGGACGGCGCGTCCATCATCCAGTCGTCCGACACCAACGCCGCGAACCAGCACTGGACACTGGTCGCCACCGGAACCGGCTACTACAAGATCAAGAACGTGAACAGCGACAAGGTGCTCGACGTGTCCTCGGGAGGCACTCAACTCGTCCAGACGACGGACACGAACGCCGACAGCCAGCTGTGGAAGGTGGTGAACGTGGACTGA
- a CDS encoding DUF1349 domain-containing protein, with amino-acid sequence MRPTRSRAALRDRLRPCLAALALLTASAGAVVAQAVPASAATSATLHVSPNGTGTACSTSQPCSLTQAKTNVRAMNNSMTGDIVVEVADGTYRLTAPLTFTAADSGTGGYSVVWKAALGARPVITGAQRATGWTLHDSAKNIWQAGVGTGFDTRQLYVDGVLATRARSSISRADLTATTSGYTFTNTALNYLNNLATPSRTEIHGIGSFTDRYAPVSGISNGTITMEQPAWDDNTFGYDTLTKPFRSAALYIENAYELLDAAGEWYLDTSSGTLYYKPLAGQNMSTADVEVPKLESLVDVGGSYASPATHITFSGLQFSGTSWLGPSTHGYASQQTGAYLTGTWDRPSDALTSCQGGCPLFEATRPHWDQMPAAVQVSAADHITFTGNRFTQLGQVGLGIGQDANAHATGVGLGADTVTATGNVFTQDAGGGIVVGGLQADAHHPSDSRMTNKNITLSNNLIHDVAIDYRDMSAILATYVNGATISHNEVYNLPYSGLTIGYGWGVNDPGGSQDYVNRGLYDYQPVYTTPTTAANNHITDNYLHDIMQQMNDGGCLYTLSASPGSTFERNYCHSNNNYYGFYHDEGSRNFTDTNNVFRNVGRWAHQNGSSTNNTGALTLQDNWSTTPSTNVFDGGRGDVVSGTVVVSDGNWPSGARTVMDNAGIQPQYRPLTTDPVTAPYSSYSSTPALTGQSGGSFTVTDAGADIWGAGGQHDDAYGTAYLANSAVAGTSVIARVDNIDNTNGWAKAGVVLRNSLTGNGSSPGYVVAAATPSHGVCFQWDSTADGYLDQLSCTSSTVKAPVWVRLTRTATQVSAFYSTDGSSFTQIGSAVTLPSMAATQDAGVIHSAHSTTVGSAAFSNLRIVTSPFKAYGSIPAAVGQSQGVTSLTNAGIDVWATSALHDDDYSAAYQSGVAGTSSTVTVHVDSQDNTNAWGKAGLMLRNDITGTGSSTGYVVLVATPGKGITLSSDSDSDGYLDSNTTKTGTAAIAPVWLRLVRNGDSVTGSFSANGTTWTTVGTATLTGANSALDAGMFFSAHGGAPGTAKFSQFSVS; translated from the coding sequence ATGCGCCCAACCCGCTCCCGCGCCGCGCTGCGTGACCGGCTCAGACCATGTCTGGCCGCACTCGCGCTCCTCACCGCCTCTGCCGGGGCCGTCGTCGCGCAGGCCGTGCCCGCGTCCGCCGCCACTTCCGCGACGCTCCATGTGTCCCCCAACGGCACCGGTACGGCCTGCTCGACCAGCCAGCCGTGCTCCCTCACCCAGGCCAAGACCAACGTCCGGGCCATGAACAACTCCATGACGGGGGACATCGTCGTGGAGGTCGCCGACGGCACGTACCGGCTGACGGCCCCCCTCACCTTCACCGCGGCGGACTCCGGCACCGGCGGTTACTCGGTGGTCTGGAAGGCCGCGCTGGGCGCCCGTCCGGTCATCACCGGCGCGCAGCGGGCCACGGGCTGGACGCTGCACGACTCGGCGAAGAACATCTGGCAGGCCGGCGTCGGGACCGGGTTCGACACCCGGCAGCTGTACGTCGACGGCGTCCTGGCGACCAGGGCCCGCTCCTCGATCAGCCGCGCCGACCTGACCGCGACCACCAGCGGCTACACCTTCACCAACACCGCGCTGAACTACCTCAACAACCTGGCCACTCCGAGCCGCACCGAGATCCACGGCATCGGATCCTTCACCGACCGCTACGCCCCGGTGTCCGGCATCAGCAACGGCACCATCACCATGGAGCAGCCGGCCTGGGACGACAACACCTTTGGCTACGACACCCTGACCAAGCCCTTCCGGTCGGCAGCGCTCTACATCGAGAACGCCTACGAACTCCTCGACGCGGCCGGCGAGTGGTACCTCGACACGAGCTCCGGCACCCTGTACTACAAGCCGCTCGCGGGGCAGAACATGAGCACCGCGGACGTCGAGGTGCCGAAGCTGGAGTCGCTCGTCGACGTCGGGGGGAGCTATGCCTCTCCCGCCACCCACATCACGTTCTCAGGGCTGCAGTTCTCGGGCACCAGCTGGCTGGGCCCCAGCACTCACGGCTACGCCAGCCAGCAGACCGGCGCGTACCTCACCGGTACCTGGGACCGTCCCTCCGACGCGCTGACCTCCTGCCAGGGCGGCTGCCCGCTCTTCGAGGCGACCCGCCCTCACTGGGACCAGATGCCGGCCGCCGTCCAGGTGTCGGCCGCCGACCACATCACCTTCACCGGCAACCGGTTCACGCAACTCGGGCAGGTGGGCCTCGGCATCGGCCAGGACGCCAACGCCCACGCCACCGGGGTCGGCCTCGGTGCCGACACCGTCACCGCCACCGGCAACGTCTTCACCCAGGACGCGGGCGGAGGCATCGTCGTCGGCGGGCTCCAGGCGGACGCGCATCACCCCAGTGACAGCCGGATGACCAACAAGAACATCACGCTGAGCAACAACCTCATCCACGACGTGGCGATCGACTACCGGGACATGTCGGCCATCCTGGCCACCTACGTCAACGGCGCGACCATCTCGCACAACGAGGTGTACAACCTGCCCTACTCGGGGCTGACCATCGGTTACGGCTGGGGCGTCAACGACCCGGGCGGCAGCCAGGACTACGTGAACCGCGGTCTGTACGACTACCAGCCCGTCTATACGACCCCCACCACCGCCGCGAACAACCACATCACCGACAACTACCTGCACGACATCATGCAGCAGATGAACGACGGCGGTTGTCTGTACACCCTGTCGGCGTCGCCGGGCAGCACCTTCGAACGCAACTACTGCCACAGCAACAACAACTACTACGGCTTCTACCACGACGAGGGATCCAGGAACTTCACGGACACCAACAACGTCTTCCGCAACGTGGGCCGGTGGGCCCACCAGAACGGCAGCTCCACCAACAACACCGGTGCCCTCACCCTCCAGGACAACTGGTCGACCACGCCCTCGACCAACGTCTTCGACGGTGGCCGCGGCGATGTGGTGAGCGGCACGGTGGTGGTCTCCGACGGCAACTGGCCCTCCGGCGCCCGCACGGTCATGGACAACGCGGGCATCCAGCCCCAGTACCGGCCCCTGACCACGGACCCTGTCACGGCCCCCTACAGCAGCTATTCCTCCACTCCCGCCTTGACCGGCCAGAGCGGCGGTAGCTTCACCGTCACCGACGCGGGAGCCGACATCTGGGGTGCCGGCGGACAGCACGACGACGCCTACGGCACCGCCTACCTGGCGAACTCCGCTGTCGCCGGCACCTCGGTGATCGCGCGGGTCGACAACATCGACAACACCAACGGCTGGGCCAAGGCGGGCGTCGTCCTGCGCAACAGCCTCACCGGCAACGGCTCTTCCCCGGGATACGTGGTCGCCGCGGCGACCCCGAGCCACGGCGTGTGCTTCCAGTGGGACTCCACCGCGGACGGCTACCTGGACCAGTTGTCGTGTACGTCCTCGACGGTCAAGGCGCCGGTGTGGGTGCGGCTCACCCGCACGGCCACCCAGGTGTCCGCCTTCTATTCCACCGACGGATCCAGCTTCACGCAGATCGGCTCGGCGGTCACCCTGCCGTCCATGGCCGCCACTCAGGACGCCGGTGTCATCCACAGCGCCCACAGCACCACCGTCGGCAGCGCGGCCTTCAGCAACCTGCGGATCGTCACCTCGCCCTTCAAGGCCTACGGCTCCATCCCGGCCGCGGTGGGCCAGAGCCAGGGAGTGACCTCCCTGACCAACGCGGGCATCGACGTATGGGCCACGAGCGCGCTGCACGACGACGACTACTCCGCGGCCTACCAGTCGGGCGTGGCGGGAACGTCGTCGACCGTCACCGTCCATGTCGACAGCCAGGACAACACCAATGCCTGGGGCAAGGCCGGCCTGATGCTGCGCAACGACATCACCGGCACCGGCTCCTCCACCGGATACGTCGTCCTCGTCGCCACGCCGGGCAAGGGCATCACGTTGTCGTCGGACTCCGACAGTGACGGCTACCTCGACTCCAACACCACCAAGACCGGCACTGCCGCCATCGCCCCGGTCTGGCTCCGCCTGGTCAGGAACGGCGACTCGGTCACCGGCTCCTTCTCGGCCAACGGGACCACCTGGACCACGGTGGGTACGGCGACGCTGACCGGTGCGAACAGCGCCTTGGACGCGGGCATGTTCTTCAGTGCTCACGGCGGAGCGCCCGGCACCGCGAAGTTCAGCCAGTTCTCCGTGAGCTGA